One Clupea harengus unplaced genomic scaffold, Ch_v2.0.2, whole genome shotgun sequence genomic window, TTTGAAAAGGGGTAACTGGCATAGGATGGGCAACATTAAGGTTATCGCAGGCAACATTGTTGGTTCTTGCTAACCTCTGTAGTGCCAGGTTATGTCAACCAGGTTTGCCACCATAGTTCCCCAGCTCCCCAAATTAGTTGTGCCCTGTTTCATGATTATGAATACTACCATTCTGTATTGCCTCAAAGACAGCTAGCTCACTTTGTTTAGATTTCAGTGTGCTATGATAAAATAGTTTTCAGTGTCTACGCTGATAAATGATTCTGCTCAATACAACTGAAAATATTCTTGTGTGCAGCCTTGTCAACATTAACACTGGTCAGAAATGATGCACAGaagttcattttattgacatTTCTGATTATGATGGCTCATTGTCACTCTGAACAGTGACGTCATCCTCGTCCTCTGCCAAGACGACTGGGAGTCGGTCACCCCAGTCACTGCTGCGGGCACAGcggtatgtgtctctgtgaaaaatataaaaaatatcagAACCAAAAACAAGCACATTAAGCTCTCTTATAACTACCTGGGGTAAGGTGAAAGGTGGCCACAAATAGGGTTGTTGTAAATGTGAATGCAAGGCATGAAGCACGATTAATGTCCTAAAACAAACCAATGTAAGTagaccaatgactgtaaaaagcatGGACAGCATGCGTCATGCTTGTCCGTTACATGGGAATTAATCAAAAATGAGAGCTGCCAAATGTGCTAATTAGAGCCAGACTCTGTGCCTCTTAGAGCCAGAGAATCTGTATTAAATAGAATATTGGCCAAGGCTGCCTACAACCaaccctgctccatgctgtGGTTCCTTCCGGTTCACTTTTGAATTGAGCTTAAGATGTCCATGCTTCTATAGTCACAGTTAATGTaccagacacttttgtccaaagcgacttaaaaaacaacaacaattttTCAATCACTGAAGTAGACAGCAGCATTCTAGCGGGATACCAGACCTGCCGTGCAGGCGTGCCGTGACCACCAGCCGCTTGAGCTCTCCGCTGGAGCAGCACAGCTGGCAGTGCACACGTCTGGGCCGGCGTATGACCGGTGTCGTCAGTCTGCCCCACTCCACCTCCTCAGTCCCAGCCAGTCTGTCCCCCTGCTCTGCTGACCCCGTCCTGGAGATGATCAGGTAGCTGAACTTCTCCTGAGAGTTTTCCTGTTTCTGAGATGAGGTAGGGGAAGGAGTCGGAAATAAAATGGAAGGATTCAACAACTTTTCTTTCTGCTCCCCTTAAATAAAATGGTCCTTTGTTCGCACAGACCACCGATTACTGTTCATATGTATCGTGTTGAAATTGAATTGTGCATCAGATATTGACAAATCCACATGaagaatgtattaattaatgttATATTTGGGAGTGTCGACTCACTTTCGTCAAGGAAAGGGGGTAGTAGGACTGAACAAAGTTGCACGGCACAGACAGCCTTTGCATCATCTTCGGACATGGTAATGCATGGGTGCACTGTCAGAATAcagaaaatcaaatcaaatgtaaacgCAACATCCGGGAGGCATGCTGTCGGCCTATCTTCTACATCTACAAGTGAAAAACTTTCACATAGCAGAAACTTTACTGTACCTACCGGAGCAAACACAGATGGCATTCTATGGTCATACACTACTTTATCTTCattctgaaaaaaagaaagggatttCCATTATGATCAAAACATACTGTAGCTATTGCTTATAACATGAAACCCCCCCAGAAAAGTCCAATAGACAAGAAACCAAACAAAAGGCAGAAACGTGATCTATAAAGTGACATTGTGGGTTGCACTTTGAGAGGAAATATGAAATTCATACGCCTGTTTCATTAAAATGTTTCTTCAGTTTACTGAAAGTCAACTGGTCAGGACTTTGCCATTAACTTCCAGAATTTACTTATAAGAGCCTGCGTATGAatacaatgggcctcattctcgaacgcagttaagaagaatttaagaaggaatttcttctgaattggatttaggaaaacatttggcattcatgaaagttttctcatctgggatttgttctgaacttcagaagactttccgaactcgaaatagcagtcgtaactcggccagagttttcatAAATGCGATTccaaaaaccacaagatggccctgTGAGAAAACTCtctgtgttagaagtgttaatgaatttgtgagaaatcgttggtgattgcgttcacatcaactctacagacatcctcggattaaattaattataataataataattacaagaatatttgtatcattaacaattacgtttcacatgtatagtcatgattctacgaggcaccgtgatgccatacaataaataaaaggactacaccagaatgctgccCTCGTCTAGTGaacgtcgtttggcactgccgtctgtgcaagtacggcaatccagaattttcatttgtagttccacgttggtggaacgaactgcctagcattaccagagcaggggcgtccctctctaccgttaagaagcttttgaagacccaactcttcagagagcacctcccttcctaactggcacttcgactagtgcttaacttgcacttacagcagttaaattcctgcacttcgtttttattttctatttcgtttttctattttatcatgtaaagtagtatttattgttacactaggtctctattgctcgtagcttgactgttctctcccttgtacgtctctttggacaaaagcgtctgctaaattactaaatgtaaatgtgaatgtacacgaacactgcaaatgtaagtgaataaataaataagcactaaactcaatcacgttgatatagctatagtggaatagaatgggcacatctacatcctgcaacggtccacctctgcaccgttgaagttagatctgtgtttactcgacggtgctcgttttccgctttgacatgactcgtttacgagttgctttcgtgtagattcggtcgattccgactgcacacgtcactacggttgcgtgcccttataaggagctggcagggcgtgtatgtatgcaaattcaggagcatgagaacgcgctttcaatttaagaaaactcttccggtggagcacagctcagaacacttctgctgcgtaggaacacattttcaagcgttcatgaatttgtcggatgtctttttcttacgttgtttttccgaagcccgtaagaaacatttcagaagaaacttcagaaaatgttcgagaatgaggcccaatgtacTTTGAGCTTTAGAGATATCCTGATGCAACAAACATTAGCAATATTTTTGTCCATACGCAGTGATTTAGAAATCAGACCTTCAGTATAGTGTCTCTGGCTTCCATGAGGATGCTGTGACCATCCATTGTGCCATTTTCCACCAGGACCTGGAGATtagacaacaaaaaaagaagaaattacTTTCATTGCTTGTGCACAGACTGAGCCATTGAATACTTGAGGATTTGTACATCCACTTATGCAAAAGGGTAAGGCACTCAACCAGATAAGAGCCAGTTTTCCTCCACAGGGTGAGAGCACCATCTTGACGCTCTTTGCTACTGCCAAGCTCAGACAAAGCAAATGCCCCCACCACTAGATCAGATTGCACCTATACCAGAAGGAAGCAATTGAATACATCGATACATTTATTGATcaaaatcaatgtttttttctttttctagaTATTAGTTAACAAAAGGGTAATGAAACAAAACCAGTCTTGGTGCTGCTTTACCTTTGGGGAGACAGGAAGGAACTGACGAAAATAAACATTGTCGATGAAGGGTTTATTTTGCTCATCTCCTCCTAGTAGTCAAAGAGAAATGCAATGAGTGTTTGTTTTAAGATCATCTAAGGCTGCAATATTTAACTGAGATGCAATATAGTACCCCTCAGAAGTCGAGCTGCCAGTTCATTCATGGCTCCAGAGCTGTCTACACAAACCATCTCTCTAAGGGACTCTGCCCACAGAGAGTGTGATGCCCTGTCAggtcagagggggaaaaaacacatacataccatTTCATATACCCATTTCCTAAGTTACCAGTACATATTTaagttttaggtagttattatataaatattagGTTACAGACAAAACTCACCACACAACTGTCCCTAGCCCAGACCCAAAGTCCAGAAGGGAACGTGGCGAGAAAGAGGAGTCTCGTTTTTTAATCTATAGGACGGTGAACATCATAAAAATGTAAGTACAATTAGAATACCACCTTCACTCGGTCTCACTAGGGTATCACTTTTAAAGTTTTGTGCTGAGATATTCTTTATTCCATAATTTACCTCATGGAGAGCTCTTCTAACAGCTGCATATCCACCGGCTAACCTTGAGGCCATGAACACCAACCCTAGAGCCTCATCATACCTACAACAGttaggaaaacaaacacatggccATGCAAACTG contains:
- the mettl17 gene encoding methyltransferase-like protein 17, mitochondrial, whose product is MSSLRTRVVGVCHQCQSVSPFKTIFRSQSVSAQPLVQADLLKGRPYRKHPGVTNLKAQRLPDELQRGALYIIKNAQVSDLTEKAQRLSNFLWSRKRKVEDAQLRAKAMALEKALWSASQEHPTEGEDGNLEDRIKKQVLYDLRKNTYHWTPIRYDEALGLVFMASRLAGGYAAVRRALHEIKKRDSSFSPRSLLDFGSGLGTVVWASHSLWAESLREMVCVDSSGAMNELAARLLRGGDEQNKPFIDNVYFRQFLPVSPKVQSDLVVGAFALSELGSSKERQDGALTLWRKTGSYLVLVENGTMDGHSILMEARDTILKNEDKVVYDHRMPSVFAPCTHALPCPKMMQRLSVPCNFVQSYYPLSLTKKQENSQEKFSYLIISRTGSAEQGDRLAGTEEVEWGRLTTPVIRRPRRVHCQLCCSSGELKRLVVTARLHGRDTYRCARSSDWGDRLPVVLAEDEDDVTVQSDNEPS